One Halococcus hamelinensis 100A6 genomic region harbors:
- a CDS encoding SDR family oxidoreductase: MTVSILVTGATGTVGQHVAAALSDRDVAITIGVRDPETVSKEIADAGEVIKFDFTKPETWGRALTDVDGVFLVRPSVVDKSKIGSFVEAADRVGVGHIAYLSAIGAEKNVFIPHHWIENRIVATDMEYTLLRASFFMQNLLEVHCRDIVEHGEIFVPAGDGKTSFVDARDIGEAAAIVLTESGHVNRAYDLTGPEVVDYAEVATIFSDVLDRFISYPNPSLLAFGRRMRRRGKPLGFIALMCGIYTTARLGLAARVTDDSRKLLGRRPRRMRTFVEDHADDFRVDYRGRESGR, from the coding sequence GTGACGGTGTCGATACTCGTCACTGGGGCGACCGGAACTGTCGGTCAACATGTTGCCGCCGCCCTTTCAGACCGTGACGTCGCCATCACGATCGGGGTTCGTGACCCCGAAACGGTCTCGAAAGAAATCGCTGACGCTGGGGAAGTGATCAAGTTCGACTTCACGAAGCCAGAAACCTGGGGTCGTGCACTGACAGATGTCGATGGCGTCTTCCTCGTTCGACCGTCGGTCGTGGACAAATCGAAGATTGGCTCGTTTGTCGAGGCTGCGGACCGTGTGGGTGTCGGCCATATCGCCTACCTTTCGGCGATCGGTGCAGAGAAGAACGTCTTCATCCCTCACCACTGGATCGAGAACCGAATCGTGGCGACAGATATGGAATACACGTTACTGCGAGCGTCGTTTTTCATGCAGAACCTCCTCGAAGTCCATTGCCGAGATATCGTCGAACACGGCGAGATCTTCGTGCCAGCTGGGGACGGGAAGACCAGTTTCGTGGACGCGCGGGACATCGGTGAAGCAGCAGCAATCGTGTTGACCGAGTCCGGACATGTGAATCGAGCCTACGATCTCACAGGACCCGAAGTGGTGGACTATGCGGAGGTCGCCACCATCTTCAGCGACGTTCTAGATCGATTCATTAGTTATCCAAACCCATCCCTGTTAGCGTTCGGACGACGGATGCGCCGTCGAGGGAAACCTCTGGGATTCATTGCACTCATGTGTGGCATATATACCACAGCACGCCTCGGATTAGCTGCCCGCGTGACCGACGACAGCCGGAAACTCCTCGGTCGACGGCCTCGGAGAATGAGAACGTTCGTCGAAGACCACGCAGACGACTTTCGTGTCGACTACCGAGGCAGAGAATCGGGACGGTGA
- a CDS encoding peroxiredoxin family protein: protein MDTTAPEFSLPNAAAGPDPFSVAHLPPETRFAVLFFQRDHYCTNCRNQVQEIADRVEAFRARDAEPVSVVPEPLDRVEQWQAEYDLPYPLLADADASVGDAYDQPVRFSLLGALSDFLGRMPQVVILDRNGSEANLEVVYTYSSDSTFDRPSIDELLATLDDLAADGETTSADG, encoded by the coding sequence ATGGACACAACTGCCCCGGAGTTTTCGCTACCAAACGCGGCTGCGGGGCCAGACCCGTTCTCCGTTGCCCACCTCCCGCCGGAGACCCGGTTCGCAGTCCTGTTCTTCCAGCGAGATCACTACTGTACGAACTGCCGGAACCAGGTACAGGAAATCGCCGACCGGGTCGAAGCGTTCAGAGCCCGGGACGCAGAACCAGTCTCGGTCGTGCCGGAGCCGTTGGACCGCGTTGAGCAGTGGCAGGCGGAGTATGACCTGCCGTACCCGCTGCTCGCGGACGCAGACGCCTCTGTCGGTGACGCCTACGACCAGCCAGTGCGCTTCAGCCTGCTCGGCGCCCTGTCGGACTTCCTGGGCCGGATGCCACAAGTTGTGATCCTTGACCGGAACGGAAGTGAGGCCAACCTCGAGGTCGTCTACACGTACAGCAGTGACTCGACGTTCGACCGTCCCAGCATCGACGAGTTGCTCGCGACGCTCGACGACCTCGCGGCGGACGGAGAGACCACATCCGCCGACGGCTAA